The segment GAAGAGGCCTTGCTCTTCTCTTGGGTGAGATCGGAACCGGCAAGACGACCCTTTCGCGTCGCATACTCGCCGAACTCTCGGAAGACGAACGCTACAACATCGGCATGGTGGTCCTCACCCACTCGATCAGACCACGCGGGCTCTTAGAAAAGATCGCAACCCTCTTCGACATCGAATACCTGCCCGATGAGGCCTCTGAGTTGTTTTCCCTGATAGTGAATCGACTATTCGAGATATATAATGCCGGTAACAAGGCGGTGGTATTCATAGACGAGGCGAATAAGATTGACGATCCCGAGACCTTAGAAGAGATCAGAGGGTTCATCAATCTTGAGACCGCGGAGGGTGATAAGCTGGTTACCTTTATCCTTTTGGGTCTACCTGACCTTGAGGTTAACCTGGCGCAGAACGCGGCCCTATACCAGCGCGTTGCCGTACGGGTAACCCTCAATCCCCTGACCGCAGATGCCGTGAAGGCCTACATCCGGCACCGCTTACAGATCGCCGGACATATGGATTCTATCTTCACCGATAAGGCACTGGATGCCGTAGCCTCGTTCTCCGGTGGACGCCCAAGGCTCGTCAACATCATCTGCGATAACGCATTAATCGAGGGCTACATCCAGCGCAAGCCAAATATAGACGAGTTTATCATAGAGCGGGTGGCAAAAAACCTTAACCTTATCCCTAAAGAACTCGGCTCGTGACAGGCTTATCCGCTGACCTACACATACATACAAGCTACTCAGACGGTTTGCATTCTCCGGCCGAGGTGGTAAGAATGGCAAGCAAAGCTAACCTCAAAGCAATGGCTATCACCGATCATGACACCGTGGCCGGGCTTCGAGAGGGAAAGCTTACAGGCAGAAAGCTTGGTATTGAGGTAATCTCAGGGGTGGAGCTTTCATGCGATCTTGAGGGCAAAGAGATTCACATGCTTGCCTACTTTGCTCCAGGCAACGAAACCGTGCTCGAGGAAAGGCTCGAGTGGTATCAGGCCAAGCGTGAGGAACGGGTCTTTGAAATCATCGATCGCCTCAACCAGGCGGGTATAAGTCTTGACATTGCAGATGTGCGTCGCTTCTCTACCGGTAAGTCAATAGGCCGGTTGCACGTGGCCAAGGCGCTCATGGCTCAAGGAACCGCCCGCAGCGTCCACGAGGTGTTCAGTCGTTTTCTCGGGCCGGATGGTGTGGCCTACGTTCCCAAGGCCAAGCTCTCTGTGGCGGAGGCGGTGGAGTTCACACACGAACACCAGGGGGTGGCGGTGCTTGCCCATCCCGGCATGTACCGCATCGAGAACGCGGCCGAGCGCACGTTAGAATACCTTGACGGGATCGAGGTCTGGTATCCTGAACATCCACCAAGTTTTGAGGATCATCTCTATGCACTGGCCTTGAAGAACCGGCTTATACCCACCGGAGGCTCGGACTACCACGGCGTAGAACGTAACCACATCGGATGCGTGAGGATTCCATACTCGATAGTAACCCGCCTCTTGGATGTAGCTGTCGGCGTGTGAACTACCTTGCTTTATTACTGGCAGCGCTCTCCCCCATCCAACTTGCAAGACTGCAGTACGGCGGCGGCGGCGACTGGTACAACGATCCAGACGCCCTGCCGAACCTGGCCAAGGAGATCTCGGAGCGAACAAGTATCCTTGCAACTGAGGAACAGAAGGTGTTGACGTTGATGGATCGCGAGATCGAGAACTACCCTATCCTCTACATGACCGGTCACGGAAGGGTCTCCTTCTCCAAGGCGGAGCGGGAGAGGCTGAGGGAGTATCTGCGGTCAGGCGGGTTTCTTTATGCCGACGACGACTACGGGATGGACGAAAGCTTTCGTGCCGAGATCGCAGAGGTTTTCCCAAACTCAGAGCTTGTGGAGCTGCCGTTTGATCATCTCATCTACCGCATCTTTTACGATTTTGATAACGGCCCGCCGCAGACCCACAAGCACGTTGAGGGACCGCCCAAAGGCTTTGGGCTTTTTGACGCCGGGCGTCTGGTTATCTTTTACACGGTGAACTCCAATCCCTCAGACGGCTGGACAGTAGCTCACAACAACCCAGCGGACGTTCGCGAGCACGCCTTCCGCATGGGGATAAACATCGTCCTGTACGCGCTGTTGAACTAACCTCTGTTTCAGATACAGACAATCCCTCCACACAGGCCCCATTCTTAAACGGCAAATTTACTATATGCCGTAAAACGTAGGGGCCGGG is part of the candidate division TA06 bacterium B3_TA06 genome and harbors:
- a CDS encoding AAA family ATPase, with translation MAYETFYRLKYEPFAVQPDPRFYFNSPQHAVAREYLLHAAERGRGLALLLGEIGTGKTTLSRRILAELSEDERYNIGMVVLTHSIRPRGLLEKIATLFDIEYLPDEASELFSLIVNRLFEIYNAGNKAVVFIDEANKIDDPETLEEIRGFINLETAEGDKLVTFILLGLPDLEVNLAQNAALYQRVAVRVTLNPLTADAVKAYIRHRLQIAGHMDSIFTDKALDAVASFSGGRPRLVNIICDNALIEGYIQRKPNIDEFIIERVAKNLNLIPKELGS